The following proteins are encoded in a genomic region of Clostridium kluyveri:
- a CDS encoding IS982 family transposase has protein sequence MQNLLFEVFYDVDNYCIAFEEYCRSHFIEENNCSHFSIIKSRNLSLSEVMTIIIYFHLSAYRNFKAYYIKYVSTVLRPYFPELVSYNRFVELMQETLLPLLLYMRKFRIGKCTGISFIDSTTLDVCHNRRIHSHKVFKGIAERGKSSTGWFYGFKLHLVINDKGEILSFYLTPGNVDDRNIEVIEQLSKELYGKLFGDKGYLSKKISDILYSKGVQLITKLKRNMKNKLMCMEDKIILRKRAVIENLNDHLKNVCQIEHSRHRSLTNFMVNIVSGLAAYSFLPKKPSLKLDKHLHLA, from the coding sequence ATGCAAAATTTATTATTTGAAGTATTTTACGATGTTGATAACTATTGTATAGCTTTTGAAGAATACTGCCGGAGCCATTTTATAGAGGAAAACAACTGTAGTCATTTTTCAATAATAAAAAGTAGAAACTTATCGCTTAGTGAAGTCATGACAATAATCATATACTTTCACTTATCAGCCTACAGAAATTTCAAAGCCTATTATATAAAGTATGTATCAACTGTTCTAAGACCCTATTTCCCTGAGCTTGTAAGCTATAACAGGTTTGTAGAACTAATGCAGGAAACATTGCTTCCACTACTATTATACATGAGAAAATTTAGAATTGGCAAGTGTACAGGAATTTCTTTCATTGATTCCACCACTTTAGATGTATGCCATAACAGGAGAATCCATTCCCACAAGGTTTTCAAGGGAATTGCAGAAAGGGGAAAGAGTTCAACAGGATGGTTTTATGGCTTCAAACTTCATCTTGTCATAAATGACAAGGGTGAAATTCTTTCTTTCTATCTGACACCTGGGAATGTGGATGACAGGAATATAGAGGTTATAGAACAACTCTCAAAAGAACTCTACGGAAAATTATTTGGGGACAAAGGTTATTTGTCCAAGAAAATATCAGATATACTGTATTCCAAGGGGGTACAGCTCATAACAAAACTAAAAAGGAATATGAAAAACAAGTTAATGTGTATGGAAGACAAAATTATTCTTAGGAAAAGAGCTGTTATAGAGAACCTAAACGATCATTTGAAGAATGTATGTCAAATAGAGCATAGCCGTCATAGAAGCCTTACCAACTTTATGGTAAATATAGTTTCTGGACTAGCAGCATATAGTTTTCTTCCTAAAAAACCTTCCTTGAAATTGGACAAACATCTTCATTTAGCTTAA
- a CDS encoding L,D-transpeptidase, with translation MNFCPFTDYFLSRSPNPIYNITINRAARRLTLYRNGKIYRTYPVAVGKSETPTPAGTFRIINKQINPGGPYGARWMGLNARGVGIHGTNNPHSIGGPVSHGCIRMYNKDVIELFNIVPVGTVVRII, from the coding sequence ATGAACTTCTGTCCTTTTACAGATTATTTTTTATCTCGCAGCCCCAATCCTATATATAATATCACAATCAACAGGGCTGCCCGAAGACTTACCTTATATAGAAACGGGAAGATATATAGAACATATCCTGTAGCTGTTGGCAAAAGTGAGACCCCTACCCCTGCAGGAACATTTAGAATAATAAATAAACAGATTAATCCCGGTGGTCCCTATGGTGCCAGGTGGATGGGATTAAATGCTAGAGGTGTAGGAATACATGGTACAAATAATCCACATTCTATAGGTGGCCCTGTATCCCACGGATGTATACGAATGTATAATAAAGATGTAATAGAACTATTTAATATAGTTCCAGTAGGCACTGTAGTAAGAATCATTTAA
- a CDS encoding chemotaxis protein CheX, producing the protein MDVRYINPFIDSFIDIMPQLGVGNIKKGKLSVKNKTIDSIGVLIIIGIVGDLKGNIIYGVTMESAKNIASKMMMGMPVEELNEMAQSAISEMTNMVTARACTLFSDEGVNIEISTPTLMYGKFKATAASDKILCVELFVDDLPVEINISIEKNN; encoded by the coding sequence ATGGATGTCAGGTATATAAATCCATTTATAGATTCATTTATAGATATAATGCCTCAGCTTGGCGTAGGTAATATAAAAAAAGGCAAACTTAGTGTTAAGAATAAGACCATAGATAGCATTGGGGTGTTAATTATAATTGGAATCGTAGGAGATCTCAAAGGAAATATTATATATGGAGTTACCATGGAAAGTGCAAAAAATATTGCCTCTAAAATGATGATGGGAATGCCTGTTGAAGAATTGAATGAAATGGCTCAAAGCGCTATTTCAGAGATGACCAATATGGTAACTGCAAGAGCCTGTACCTTATTTTCAGATGAAGGTGTTAATATAGAAATATCTACACCTACTTTAATGTACGGTAAATTTAAAGCCACTGCCGCTAGTGACAAGATATTATGCGTTGAATTATTTGTAGATGATCTTCCCGTTGAAATTAACATTTCAATAGAAAAAAATAATTAA
- a CDS encoding response regulator: MKKTRIVIVDDSPFSIAMLRDMLVENGFEVVGEATSLEETIEVVSKLKPDIVTMDMTMPGTDGIECTRAIHNIDSNINVIIVSSMMDDEIVKKARKNHASGYIQKPADPEELSLLINRIMADEELFKELEAVYYKVYKEAFMDIFNKLVKSIPEFEKEDKSNVEHVSKGVSIVMGIIGKYSGRMLLDMSYDTAESFSTFMLKRKPKSSEEMLNIMGELSNMIAGNASSVMNRTNKLMGLRVAPPTIFYGNSINISKAELDTTTSSTAKTNFGDIYINIGFQRRSGEWMSGI, from the coding sequence ATGAAAAAAACTAGAATAGTTATTGTAGATGATTCTCCATTTTCAATTGCAATGCTTAGAGATATGCTTGTTGAAAATGGTTTTGAAGTTGTGGGAGAGGCAACTTCACTGGAAGAAACAATTGAAGTAGTAAGTAAACTTAAACCGGATATTGTAACTATGGATATGACTATGCCTGGAACAGATGGTATTGAATGTACCAGGGCAATTCATAATATAGATTCAAATATAAATGTTATAATAGTAAGTTCTATGATGGATGATGAAATAGTAAAAAAAGCAAGAAAAAATCATGCTTCTGGATACATTCAAAAACCTGCAGATCCAGAAGAGCTTTCTCTATTAATAAATAGAATAATGGCAGATGAAGAGCTTTTTAAGGAACTGGAAGCTGTATATTATAAAGTATATAAAGAAGCTTTTATGGATATATTCAATAAACTGGTAAAGTCCATTCCTGAATTTGAAAAAGAGGACAAATCAAATGTAGAACATGTATCTAAAGGAGTATCCATTGTTATGGGCATTATAGGGAAATATTCAGGTAGGATGTTACTGGACATGTCCTATGATACTGCAGAAAGCTTTTCTACATTTATGTTGAAGAGAAAACCTAAAAGTTCAGAGGAAATGTTGAATATCATGGGGGAATTGTCCAATATGATAGCAGGAAATGCATCTTCTGTAATGAATAGGACCAATAAATTAATGGGGTTAAGAGTAGCACCTCCGACTATATTTTATGGAAATTCTATAAATATATCTAAAGCAGAACTAGACACTACTACTTCTTCTACAGCTAAAACAAACTTTGGGGATATTTATATAAATATAGGTTTTCAAAGGAGGTCGGGAGAATGGATGTCAGGTATATAA
- a CDS encoding ketopantoate reductase family protein, producing the protein MKSIKNISAIGLGAIGCAYNSKLYDMNPEGIKIIAGGERADRYKKNGFIINGKKYDFTYVSPQEKCEPADLIIVSVKANELEQAVMDIENHVGKDTIIISLMNGITSEEIIGKQYGMDKVLYSLCIAIDANRRENNIHFSSYGSIIFGEKKNITYSEKVQAVEEIFRKAGISYEIPRDMMHSLWWKFMINVGINQASAVIKGTYGVFQKVKEARELMESAMWEVVKLSEKVGVNLDKGDIDKWYKVLETMNPDSKTSMFQDITYGRKTEVDMFAGTVCKLGKKYDMDTPVNKTFLNIIKVVENNKKLSP; encoded by the coding sequence ATGAAAAGCATAAAAAATATATCTGCTATAGGACTGGGCGCCATTGGATGTGCGTATAACAGTAAATTATATGATATGAATCCAGAAGGAATAAAGATTATAGCAGGAGGAGAAAGGGCAGATAGATATAAAAAGAATGGATTTATAATTAATGGTAAAAAATATGATTTTACATACGTATCTCCCCAGGAAAAATGTGAACCAGCGGATTTAATTATTGTTTCAGTAAAAGCAAATGAATTGGAACAGGCTGTCATGGATATTGAGAATCATGTAGGAAAAGATACAATTATTATTTCCCTTATGAATGGAATTACCAGTGAAGAAATTATAGGAAAGCAATATGGCATGGACAAGGTGCTGTATTCACTATGTATTGCCATTGATGCTAACCGCAGGGAAAATAATATTCATTTTTCAAGCTATGGCAGTATAATTTTTGGAGAGAAAAAGAATATAACTTATAGTGAAAAGGTACAAGCTGTTGAAGAAATTTTTCGTAAGGCGGGTATTTCCTATGAAATTCCCAGGGATATGATGCATTCACTGTGGTGGAAATTTATGATAAATGTAGGCATAAATCAAGCATCAGCAGTAATTAAAGGTACCTATGGTGTATTTCAAAAGGTAAAAGAGGCCAGAGAACTTATGGAATCTGCCATGTGGGAGGTAGTAAAATTATCTGAAAAGGTGGGGGTTAATTTAGATAAAGGAGATATTGACAAATGGTATAAAGTATTAGAGACTATGAATCCTGACAGCAAGACTTCAATGTTTCAAGATATTACATATGGAAGAAAAACAGAAGTAGATATGTTTGCAGGAACTGTTTGCAAATTAGGGAAAAAATATGACATGGATACCCCTGTTAATAAAACATTTTTGAACATAATAAAGGTAGTAGAAAATAATAAAAAGTTATCTCCATAA
- a CDS encoding aldehyde dehydrogenase family protein, whose product MDINLIEIKKEMDRIFNLQINNKWKLRRSSARDRIKKLKMLKNYIINCMDEIEKALYDDFKKPGEEVLLTEVYPVIWEINHAIKNLHKWMKDKKVKTPITYFGAVCKIKYESKGVSLIISPWNFPFQLAISPLVSAIAAGNCVILKPSEYTPLTGKCIKKMISCIFQEDEVAVFQGDYRISKMLLEKPFENIFFTGSPTVGKMVMEAAAKNLATVTLELGGKSPVIIHPSANLDEAARRIAWGKCLNAGQICVAPDYLLIPQNKEEVFVELMIKYIIQYYGTFKKDMDNLKYSRIITKEHFFRIKELVEEAVYKGAKVRCGGYFNEYDNFIYPTIITDVDLNSKLLEEEIFGPVLPVISYKSMDEALEYIKSKPKPLVIYIFSRDKKAVNYLLDNTESGDAVINDVVVHAGNINLPFGGFNNSGIGKSHGYYGFMAFTHERSYMKQGKISLLSMVYPPFDTRTKKIIRKLIKYF is encoded by the coding sequence ATGGATATAAATTTAATTGAAATAAAAAAAGAAATGGACAGGATTTTTAATTTACAGATAAATAATAAATGGAAATTAAGAAGAAGTAGTGCTAGGGATAGAATTAAAAAATTAAAAATGCTGAAGAATTATATAATAAATTGTATGGATGAAATTGAAAAGGCTCTCTATGATGATTTTAAAAAGCCAGGAGAAGAAGTACTTTTGACAGAAGTTTATCCTGTTATATGGGAGATTAATCATGCCATAAAAAATTTACATAAATGGATGAAAGACAAAAAAGTAAAAACTCCTATTACATATTTTGGAGCTGTGTGCAAAATAAAATATGAATCGAAGGGTGTTTCTCTAATAATTTCTCCCTGGAATTTTCCATTTCAGCTGGCAATATCACCACTTGTCTCTGCCATTGCAGCAGGAAATTGTGTAATATTAAAACCTTCAGAGTATACACCTCTTACAGGGAAGTGTATAAAAAAAATGATTTCCTGTATATTTCAAGAGGATGAAGTGGCTGTATTTCAAGGAGATTATAGAATTTCTAAAATGCTTCTGGAAAAGCCTTTTGAAAATATATTTTTTACGGGAAGTCCTACTGTGGGAAAGATGGTTATGGAAGCTGCCGCCAAGAATCTTGCCACTGTTACCTTGGAACTTGGAGGAAAATCTCCCGTAATAATTCATCCCTCTGCAAATTTGGATGAGGCTGCCAGAAGGATAGCCTGGGGCAAATGTCTAAATGCAGGTCAAATATGTGTAGCTCCCGATTATTTATTAATTCCGCAAAATAAAGAAGAAGTATTTGTTGAACTGATGATTAAATATATTATTCAGTATTATGGTACTTTTAAAAAGGATATGGATAATCTAAAATATTCTAGAATAATTACAAAAGAACATTTTTTTAGAATAAAAGAGCTTGTAGAAGAGGCTGTATATAAAGGGGCAAAAGTAAGATGTGGGGGATATTTTAATGAATATGATAATTTTATATATCCCACCATAATTACTGATGTAGATTTAAATTCTAAATTATTAGAAGAAGAAATATTTGGCCCAGTGCTTCCAGTTATATCCTATAAATCTATGGATGAAGCCCTAGAATATATAAAATCTAAACCTAAACCCTTAGTTATTTACATATTTAGCAGAGATAAAAAAGCAGTGAATTATTTATTGGATAATACCGAATCTGGAGATGCAGTAATAAATGATGTAGTAGTGCATGCTGGTAATATCAATCTGCCTTTTGGGGGATTCAACAACAGTGGTATTGGAAAATCCCATGGATATTATGGCTTTATGGCATTTACCCATGAACGTTCCTATATGAAACAAGGTAAAATTTCTCTGCTATCAATGGTATACCCTCCTTTTGACACTAGAACCAAAAAAATTATTAGAAAGCTTATCAAATATTTTTGA
- a CDS encoding DMT family transporter → MKKQELKSNILLLITAAIWGLAFVAQKVGAEYIGPFAFNGIRFALGGISLIPLLLYFNKTQNQTIDNCNKKYTFIIAGIITGCVLFFGASLQQIGLNYTSAGKAAFITGLYIVFVPIISIFFKRNIPLTIWISVIITAFGLYFLSINENFSIGQGDLLEIIGAFFWAAHILLIDYFIKKIDALKLSFVQTLTCSILSIIASLIFEKTTISSVYSALIPILYGGIFSVGIAYTLQIVGQKHAKPSHAAIILSMESVFATLGGMMLLNEHLQLREYMGCFLMLSGMLLSQVSNFNNAKTVKE, encoded by the coding sequence ATGAAAAAACAGGAATTAAAATCCAATATACTTCTTTTAATAACAGCAGCCATATGGGGACTAGCTTTCGTGGCCCAAAAGGTGGGTGCAGAATATATAGGCCCCTTTGCTTTTAATGGAATTAGATTTGCACTGGGAGGCATTTCTTTAATTCCCCTGTTATTATATTTTAATAAAACTCAAAATCAAACTATAGACAACTGTAACAAAAAATATACATTTATAATTGCTGGAATAATAACTGGATGTGTACTTTTTTTTGGAGCCTCTCTTCAACAAATAGGTCTAAATTACACTTCCGCGGGAAAAGCCGCCTTCATAACAGGATTATACATAGTATTCGTACCTATTATAAGTATTTTTTTCAAAAGAAATATACCTTTAACTATTTGGATCAGTGTAATTATAACTGCATTTGGTCTATACTTTTTAAGTATAAATGAAAATTTTTCCATAGGTCAGGGAGACTTATTAGAAATTATAGGTGCATTTTTTTGGGCAGCACATATATTACTCATTGACTACTTTATCAAAAAAATAGATGCACTAAAATTATCTTTTGTACAAACTCTAACTTGCTCCATACTCAGCATAATAGCATCGCTTATTTTTGAGAAAACAACTATTTCCAGTGTATATAGTGCTCTTATACCTATACTTTACGGTGGAATATTCTCTGTAGGAATAGCCTATACCCTACAAATAGTAGGGCAAAAGCATGCCAAACCTTCCCATGCAGCAATAATACTCAGTATGGAATCAGTTTTTGCAACCCTTGGAGGTATGATGCTTTTAAATGAACATTTACAATTAAGAGAATATATGGGCTGTTTTTTAATGCTGTCAGGAATGCTTTTATCCCAGGTTTCTAATTTTAATAATGCTAAAACAGTCAAGGAATAA
- a CDS encoding MFS transporter, producing MNRFYGNLLTFGHFVADFYQGALPALLPFLVSDKHFSYAAAAFLIFSANVSSSIIQPLFGICSDKISVPWTLPLGVLLAGISFGMSGAVDNYWVMAVFIALSGVGIASFHPEGVKLANTFAGENKATGVSRFAAGGNIGFAVSPIITTEVLLLFGLKGTIILALPALVMCIVFLIQLPKLTKNKGQATVKKEVQAKNTVDEWKPFSRLTATLTCRAMIFFGLNAFLPLYWIHVLNQSKRGGSIALSTLIIVGAVGTLIAGRMADKFGNRRVIMAGFLTLIPLLFIFINVRNVILATLLLIPIGLSLYAPYSPMVVLGQKYLPNHMGLASGVTLGLAVTMGGVISPVLGWISDNYGIHTALSSLTILPIIAVFLTLTLTIPKVDLNRDSVNKAKFNVTRSSN from the coding sequence ATGAATCGATTTTATGGTAATCTTTTGACTTTTGGACACTTTGTAGCGGATTTTTATCAAGGTGCATTACCTGCACTGCTTCCTTTTTTGGTTTCTGACAAGCATTTTAGTTATGCTGCTGCTGCCTTTTTAATTTTTTCAGCTAATGTGAGTTCTTCCATAATACAACCTCTATTTGGCATATGTTCAGATAAAATTTCTGTACCTTGGACATTACCTCTCGGAGTATTACTGGCAGGAATTAGTTTTGGTATGTCAGGTGCTGTGGACAATTACTGGGTTATGGCTGTATTTATAGCATTGAGTGGGGTTGGAATAGCTTCTTTTCATCCAGAAGGAGTTAAGCTTGCAAATACTTTTGCTGGAGAAAATAAAGCAACAGGTGTAAGCAGATTTGCTGCGGGAGGAAATATAGGGTTTGCTGTAAGTCCCATAATAACTACAGAAGTTTTATTGTTATTTGGTTTAAAGGGAACAATTATCTTAGCTTTGCCTGCCCTAGTTATGTGTATAGTTTTTTTGATTCAGTTACCCAAATTGACAAAAAATAAAGGGCAAGCCACGGTTAAAAAAGAGGTACAGGCTAAAAATACAGTAGATGAATGGAAGCCTTTTAGCCGCTTGACAGCAACACTTACCTGTAGAGCCATGATTTTTTTTGGCCTTAATGCATTTTTGCCTCTTTATTGGATACATGTATTGAATCAGTCTAAAAGAGGCGGGAGTATAGCACTGTCTACACTTATAATTGTAGGTGCGGTCGGAACTCTCATTGCAGGACGGATGGCAGATAAATTTGGGAACAGAAGAGTAATAATGGCAGGTTTTCTTACACTTATACCACTCCTTTTTATATTTATAAATGTAAGAAATGTCATTTTAGCGACTTTACTGCTAATTCCAATAGGTCTTTCTCTCTATGCACCCTATAGTCCTATGGTGGTATTGGGCCAAAAGTATTTGCCAAACCATATGGGACTGGCATCAGGTGTTACCCTGGGGTTGGCAGTTACCATGGGAGGGGTAATTTCACCTGTGCTCGGATGGATATCAGATAATTATGGAATTCATACAGCTCTATCTAGTTTAACTATATTACCAATTATTGCAGTATTCTTAACCCTTACACTTACCATACCTAAGGTGGATTTAAATAGAGATAGTGTAAATAAGGCAAAATTTAATGTAACCAGATCAAGTAATTAA